The Branchiostoma lanceolatum isolate klBraLanc5 chromosome 7, klBraLanc5.hap2, whole genome shotgun sequence nucleotide sequence AAGATGGTGCCAGAAATACGTGTTtcgtaaaaaaaattctgtaaccTGAAGAAACACTCCGAGCACGGCCAGCCCGTCACGTTTGGTCAGCGCTTGTTCGAAGGAAGGGTACTTCGTATTCATGTGTACCAGATGAACCTGGAAAACACATCACAGGAGCTTATTAAACACATTCTTCTGCGCAGAGCCTTTCCAGCGGCCTACACAATACTGCTaatttccacttttgtgggcacggcctctaaccagctgacAGCCAATCAGGGGATCAGCTTTGCCTAATGAAAACAGTTGGGCGATTCTCTGGTTGGCTGATAGCTGGTTAGAAACcatgcccacaaaagtggaaacctcagccttGTTTAACAAAGCCTCCCCAAGGTACAGCCTGGTTTAacagagcctccccaaggtacAGCCTGGTTTAACAGAGCCTCCCAagggtaacgttatattgtatAAGCCGCGGTCGAGGTTCTTCGTTGGAGAATGATCAGACACGCTTCATTCAAATCTAACCCGATTTGCACAAATTGTATCCCCTCTATAGGCTACTTTTCAACTATATGTAGCCTTAATTCTGGGTCGTGTGGAAAGATTTTACCGCCTGATATTCTGTGTGGCATTTTCCATAATCTTCTACTGTTGATAACCTTTTGCGCATGTTCGCTATTAGGATTGTAGAGCCTCGCAAACCGTCATCATAGGTAAAATTTCAATTAATCCCAGCAGGGAGCTTAAACTACACCCTTGATCCGACGGGTTGAAAAAAAGTCACGAATCTACGTTCTTTGTCTTTATGTTTGATAATATATTCTTACATGTTCTGGAAAAACTATGGTCACGATTCTTAGGTGGTAGAGTAGCGGTTGTGCtcgggaagaagtgacataggTTTGAGCCCTCTAGCAACTTTCTTGAGAACTCCAGGGGCGCTTCAGTTGTAGACATTCAAACAGGATAAATCAACAATGatcttttatcttttttgtGCTAGTAAGTTTGATGAAGACCAACGTAGTGGGGtgttaattgtgcaaattaggactAGATTTGCCCAATCAATTAGGCGAACGTTACGTGTATGTCTTCGCGTACTATTAATCCTTTTATCGCATTagtctaacctttatcgactAATCATTTGATCCATTATAGTGTTGCAAGGTTGGCTTCATACAAACGCCGAGGTAAGATACCTCTCCCTGAAAGACCTCCCCGTCCACGGTGTGTTCAGACCCGTCCCGGTCCGTAGCGCCCCAGTGTGCGTGGATCTGTAGCAGCTTGTACTCCTCATACAGCGGGCCGCCGCTTATTTTTGGCACGTTTGCTGATGTatacagaacacacaaaaaaacgttgTTATGTCAGTTGGATCGAATGGGAAGAAATTTCTGTGACTTCTCCGGTCGAAAGGGAAGTAAAACAGAAGAGAGAAAAATGTCCAGAGGCCATGCATGATGTAATGTATGACTAGTATCTACGGGCGCACCAACTatagtatctaataccagctcagaaaagaagaagaaatagttATGTCTTCAggtaccagagttataaacccAGGATTGGTGTGTTCAAAAAATAGTTTTTCCCCAGAAATATCATAGAGGGAAACTCGTTttcaccaagtacagtagggtcATCCTCATTGGatttgaaatctaaaaaatgCCGGCTATACATAcacttgcatttttttgttaatCCgagaaagttaaagttaaagtgacccgggcgtcctgaaaggacgcataggggtggcgcccatctccatttctatagcccttgggccacacacatttgtgcaagtcactacagcagggggctggtccgctggtagtgatgtgtgtgtttaactatcataatctttcccaaatgctgagtgctagcagagaaagcagtatgtaccatttttaaagtctttggtatgacccggtcggggttcgaactcacgacctaccgtgtacaaggcgaacactctaccaacttgGCCATTGCAATCCGAGAAAGTACTCCATATATaatatcaaatttgtattctgCGTACTACTGTACTTTTCGTGACTTACCTTGCCTATCGCCTGTGATGTGGCCTGGTAGAGAAGACTGTGACTCTTGTCTTTCCTGGCGCATCTCTATCTTAAAGGTGTGTCCGTCGTTAACCATCCTCCGTGCGCATCCGGGTCGGTAGTTGTGCAGCGTGAGCGGGTGTGACAGCAGGTAGGCGTCGCAGTACACCACCAGCGGGTCCACCGTGTCGATGTTGACGGGAGACTGCGTCGTCTCCGGGTGTCTGACGGCAGCCTTCGGCGGGAGACCCACGTACTCCTCCCGCACTGAAGAACATGAACTGCCCATGGTGACCGCGGCGTacgctgtgtgtgtggttgtctCAATCTAACTGTTGAAACATGGTCGTCCTCTACGTTTGTGCGACACAAGTCGGTCTCATTTTAAACCGACGTTGACCTACGTTCTGTAaggatacattgtatatgtgtacTGGCACCACTGTGGCGACTATTCCAGAACACCTGGCAGCTTGCTGTTGTCCGTCGCGTTGTCCTGCCAACTGCCAACACACCTGTCGTGTGGAAACGCCCGCGCGATAACCGATTCCCTCCGTGAACGAAGCGTTAGATTTCTCCGGGCGAATATCAGGAGTATAAAGTCGTAGGCCAAAGCAAGTAAAACTTATGGCTGACGTCAGCGCGTGTATTTATCTTcgcgcctgatttcgaaaaaacgCAAGATTTTTTCCCCTTCGTAGATGGTCAACAGGAAAGTACCGAAAATGTTTGTttggtagccttgattgtacgaGACGTGAgagtagttgtagaagtgaaactagttcatTAGTTGTAAAAGCAACACTATGGTAGCTTTGACTGCCAGTTGCCAACTAGAAATTGATAGGCTACCATTTTAGTGTCACTTTGTGTCTTGAATACAGGGAAAAAAACTTGTTGGTAGCGATGCCATGTTTTGTTCTTCAATTCTTGTCACAACGGTGATGctctctattttgaaaatttaaacaTCTTGTCTCTTTTACCCATTTTGTTTTTTGATGCTCTTGTACTAAATTTAGAGTCTACagacgatgtcatccataaaatttacttgctgtggtcttATCAGCTTTTCTAGATGATAGGCGGTCTGACGTGGTTATACTTTAACCCTGTTAAGTGGACATTTTGACTTCGAAATACAATTAAGTCAGTGCCTTAAGTCTGTATATCTACGTAAGTTGACGCATGACTATTTGATTAATTACGTACGTTGTCGGCGTCATACTGCAATGTGCCCGGCGGCTGTCATGTCTGTCAGCTGCATGCACTTTCTTCCCAGACATATTTACTCATTTTCCTTTGTGTCGTAGCGTTACTCAATAAAGTCGACATATCCAAACATTCTGTGCCAGCATGCATTACAGGTGTGGCTATTCATATCTAGGTACTTCTGTCAACTGTTTTGTCTTTCTGTTCAGGTTCGCATTTTTCACTCTCGCACACGTCAATCAAGCAATTTTCCCATTACAAGATTTTAAGAAGTGGTCACATCTGTAATCGTGGCACACATACTTAAAGCTTGTACTGGGTTCGTTGCGACAGCGATAacttagcctggaaaccataccgtcgAAAGCTCCCCGGTTTCTGTGCGGGGCTGGGAGTGGTGCCCGttcgcccagacagattagcccgcccGAGGGGTACAGTTAGCGGTGGCAGCAAAACTACGATGGCTGTTAAACTatggtggctgcgaaactctatatggcagctaagacagactgacagaaacgggcCAATTTGCCAGACTGGGCCCGCGTTAAAACACAcccaagccgacccgtagagactgggacaAGGCTAGCGATAACTCTGCAATGGTGTCCTTGAGTTCGGATCCGATGGACAGCTCATACTCTCTTGGGCGACCAGCCAAGTGTTCATGACCGTACGTAGACTTGCATTTGTACTACACTCATGCACGCACTACATAATGTATGTAAAAGTGTgacgcaatcggtagggtgtttcgcccagagccgagaggtcccgggttcgaaaccactacCATGCCCCGATtacgtgcccttgggaaaggcacttaacacgactttcctcactccacccaggtgtgaatgggtacctgacttcggttggggacggtcgtattgaggtcacccgCTGGCggcgaatggcagccgcccagacccttgcgacagttccacaaagtgcaagtgtggagcaaatatgtattgtgtattatgtgattgtaaaccctgcagcaattcagcactggctgccattgcaagggtaatttctgaccaataaacgtTTATAATGAAAAGGACTATCGacggcaaggtggtcttgtgacTTATGGTTAGGATTGTTGACTAATCATAATGTTAAGGCAAGTTCTGCgttcgaatccctggcaggcccGTTGaccccctgggaaaggcactttatatctatttcctcactcaaagGCTCAGGTGAACAGGAGAACCTAGCTTCAGTCAGTGACTTCCCCTTGGATGGCACGTAAAGCTGGaagtcctgtgtttgagaagaaccacacctcgagcaggttaaagaacccaccacacttattgaaaagagtaggggtcaatcccggtgtgagtggatcaaaccttacagtcgacATCTGTTATGTGAATCCTTCCAATGTGATAAATCTCAGTTTATAAATAAGgagataaacataaacaaaaagcTCTTCCGTTTTGCCCACAcctgaaaatgaaatatagagATACACCTTGACATAAAGCCATTTTAATGACATATTGCAGATAGTCATATTACAGAGCCAAGAGTTTTTCACAATCAGGAGCTATTAAATTGTCCAAGTCGACATTGTCAAATGTAATTCTGCAAAACATCTAAATCATTTGCCCAGTCTTATTTAAACAGAGCGTATCGTGTCATGAGTCCTAGTCTTCAGATCTTATTTCATACATAGGTGGTGCTGTAATACTTTCTAATGAAGCCTAATACTGTCCAAGTTTGATAGTATAGTTAGAATTTCAATTCGGACGCCAGAGGGCGTTTGACAATTTTGGAATCGGGATGGTAAAAAACAAAATATGCATGATGACATAGAGTAATATAAGATTTAGGTGTGCACACTGAAATATGTGATGTGACAAAAAGTTGATCATCGCAAAAGGTATTGTCGCAGTACCACATCTGGTATGTTTGGCTATATGGCCACATTCAAATTATGTACAACCCGCGGGCAGTGGTGGCGTTCCTTGTTAGGCCATCTGACTGAAAGTGTAAGCCACGGCACCCAAGCCGACGGATAGAGCGCCCCACGCCCAAGTCGGGATCCTCGCCATGATGCCTGAAGCACGGGAGCCACTGGTGAAAGAAGCCCTGACCACCCTGCCTTGTAGAGGCTGCGGAGGGCGGTAGTTGTTGAACATCTTGTCCAATCCGCTATTGGTCTCCCATAGCAAGGTCCTCAGAGCAGCCAGCTGGCACAAGGGAAAAGTACAACATTTTTATGGCCAGGGacttaggtcaaaggtcccagaatcgCATTTCCTGTGTTCTCTCCCACTATATGACATGTCTGGTAGCGTCCCTAAGTGGGTCAGTGGGAAAATGCATTATTGCAAAATGTAATTTCaggacatgtaacgttacctgttccACAGAAACCTCGATAGGTTCCTTCATGACGATCCAGGTGACACTCTCGTACAGAGGAGGCGTGGTCAGCGACCCGAGGTACGTCCAGTAGTCACGACGGGCTGTGGACAACACAAAACACTACGGTATTGCGGTACTCAACTGctcatctttacctccatgaaaacggaggtattgttattACAGGtctgcgtagcaaaacctttgttggatccgttggcattgTAATGCacgtgtggtggccgccatcttgtattgtgacgtcacagggtcgccataccattttttgggagtgttttttggggtcgctagcgttctctctatttttaacaaatcggcacacaactatcacacattcaactcaaataaaaagaaaaattcaatacaaattcatatttataaaaagaccccgtaatcgctaagcTAACATAACAAacctaaagtatatgtagcacaaatacttaactctagttagttggtatgtttgtttgtgcatgACGGCGCATGAGCGTCGTAATGACACTAATGCACTAAGGTGAAAATCTACTTGCATACATTTATGCATGTAAGATATATATACACCAGCCTTACCGTGCATTTCGTCAGAAAATAGAAGCTAGGAGTATAGAAACGTTGTAATTGTGCAGGACATGTCTGTATGATAGGAAATGATGCACTGCAATAGTATAAAACTAACTTTGAAATTAACGCAAATGTTTCAAGTGTTACTAAGTACATATGTATCAGATTTATACTGAGACACATCAAAGTTTAAGCAGAGTAAAGGATTTATATCTACCTGGCAAAAGACAGCCTGGGTCGAAGTTGGATTTGATTTCCGCCTTGTTCATCTGACAAAGGAAAATAAGGTTTTATAAGTTGGAACGTCCACTACAAAGCTGCAGCAAAGCTATTATCCTTACTCATATATGGTAACAAAAAGTGGACTTCTGTGCAGTATagagaaacacgtcaaaactaGACTATATTGTTAgaataagttttaaaacgtaCAAAAACATAGGTATCattgtcattcattcatacttGAAATTGTGTCAAGTAAATATCATGAAGTTTCATCTATTTCCACTGGAAGGTCAAAGGGTTGAATCTCACCTTGCCAGGAATTTTCAAGATCAGGTCTGTGATCTGCTTGAAGCCTGCGTGCTCCTTCCCCCTCTGTACGCATGTTGCAGGAAAGGGCGTATTCAGTTGTAGCGTTACTGACGTTCGTAATATTTTAACTGATACAATGAATGAAGTTATTTATTCACAGCCAATGAGTTacaacagccgacgtttcggtgactgactggttttattttgcactgcaggtaggtgtcgctgctgcattgtgaagaatgcggtcccaaacgtgactgtaTAGTAGCAGCAACGCCCAGCTGCAGTGCAGAATAGAACGGTCAGACGGTCAAGAAGACCTTCAGTCATTTattaacctgatgaaattattcatattCATGCGAATCTGGCAGGCTAGGGCCAACGCTCCTACTGACCTTCAAGAAGACACCAATCACGGCGAGCCCATCAGGCTTGTCCAAGGCCTCAGTGGCTTTCTTGTACTTAGTGTTCCAGTGCACCAGATGGAGCTGGAAATGATGTTATCAAGAGTATATTGCTTCCAGTCCAGTATAACTTTGAAATTGGTTGAAAATACAGTTACCCACATTgagtatgttgtgtattatCCCCATAAAATCccgattttctttaaaaatctacTGCAATTTGAGAGGTCGAAGAGAGTGAAGCACGGTTGTTCtcgtagctagagggatatccttcattcccatacaatttttgtttgtttcagaatcATTCCCAGAAGAGACGGTCTCTAGACTTGGGGGGGTGTCAGTCTCGAATCGAGACCCTAGGTAAtcataaactggggtgtgccccAAGAAGTATACACAGCAACTTTAAACCTCTAATGAAtacagtttgtatttttttttttttttttttcaaactttattgacatttgcataacattacattcacataacaatCACATAACATTATAATACCTAAAAGTAATTGCGATCAGGCAGTATCGCCTTACGGGGCTATTTCTGTACTATTATTTACCCTGTTCTTAAAAAGTGCAAAGTTTGGTTTTATATTTTTTACATAACAtaggtatatacagtattttgccAAGAGAATATAATATAAAAGTGTGGCACTGGCCGTACGACGGTAGCATACACCATATACAATCAAATTCTCGTCTAGCTCTATATCTTTCTTTTCATAGCTCCTCCACCAAAGACAGAATTGCTTCCAGAACATTTTAACCTCTTtacaatacacaaaaatatgtacTATAGTATGTTTTTCCTTACAGTTATTACATCGGTCGGTTTTTactacatttgttttttttaaccagCTGTTTGTAGGTAGGAAATGGTGGATTATCTTGTActgaaaatattgtaaattgGTTTCTTTAGTATACCCACCTCTGCAGGATAGGTGACTCCATCCACGGTGTGTTCCGACCCCTCGTTCTGAAGGTAAGGGCCCCAGTGAGCGTGAAACTGAAGAAGTTTGTAAGTGTCTCCCAGTGGACCGCCGCTGATCTCTGCGCggaaaaataaatattttagtTTAGTTAGAaaactgaagtagccgtttggcacccaattccctattggttctgtcacagtctgcttgaaGATCTTACGACATCGTACGatgacctacgacgaatgtgactgcGCCATAACTTATGTTTTCTCGCAAGCCCATAGAATGTCATCGAACTCGAATATAACAGTTATTCGAAtagacctcctcccttgaactcttgaaaaacggccatGGCCGAAGAGCATGTAAACTTTCAAGGTTAGACAAAGGttgaaaaagcaaaataaaagcACCAGAGCATAAGTACCAGTGAGTTAACAACACCCAAGAAGCACCAAGCAGAGTAAGCCCATGTCTAGCGGTGAAATACGACATAAGATAcggacaacaacaataacaacgtAAAAATGATCGGATATCATGcagagttaaaaaaaaaaattatgcaacGTTTCTCACCTGTGCCTTCCCCGTCCACGGAGACTTGGAAGGAGGCTCCGGTGTT carries:
- the LOC136438628 gene encoding carbonic anhydrase 2-like; the encoded protein is MGSSCSSVREEYVGLPPKAAVRHPETTQSPVNIDTVDPLVVYCDAYLLSHPLTLHNYRPGCARRMVNDGHTFKIEMRQERQESQSSLPGHITGDRQANVPKISGGPLYEEYKLLQIHAHWGATDRDGSEHTVDGEVFQGEVHLVHMNTKYPSFEQALTKRDGLAVLGVFLQLADEGHESFKTITDKLENISYKGDSVDLDDNFNPQCLIPEDQQKYWSYPGSLTTGGYQECVIWIIFKNTLKVSHQQLEVLRSLRSYPRGKDPKIVRDPITERRLSAHILDNYRTIQPLHKRRIRASFTGNYSIYTFQKD